One Eubalaena glacialis isolate mEubGla1 chromosome 11, mEubGla1.1.hap2.+ XY, whole genome shotgun sequence DNA segment encodes these proteins:
- the LOC133100906 gene encoding LOW QUALITY PROTEIN: AP-3 complex subunit sigma-2-like (The sequence of the model RefSeq protein was modified relative to this genomic sequence to represent the inferred CDS: deleted 1 base in 1 codon; substituted 1 base at 1 genomic stop codon), with protein MIQAILVFNNHVKPQLVCFYQHFPEEIQQQIIRETFHLVLKRDDNICNFLEGGSLIGGSDYKLIYQHYATLYFAFCVDSSESELGILDLIRYVXQVFVETLDKCFENVCELDLIFHMDKVHYILQEVVMGGMALETNMNEIVAQIEAQNWLEKSEGGLSAVPAWAMSAVKNINLPEMPRKINIGDLNIKVPNLSQFV; from the exons ATGATTCAGGCAATTCTGGTTTTCAATAACCATGTGAAGCCGCAGCTGGTCTGCTTCTACCAGCATTTCCCAGAAGAAATTCAACAGCAGATTATTCGAGAGACCTTCCATCTAGTTCTCAAGCGGGATGACAACATATGTAACTTCTTGGAGGGTGGAAGTTTGATTGGTGGCTCTGACTACAAACTGATTTATCAGCATTATGCTACCCTCTACTTTGCATTTTGTGTGGATTCATCAGAGAGTGAACTTGGGATCTTGGACCTCATC AGGTATGTGTAGCAGGTTTTTGTGGAGACTCTGGATAAGTGTTTCGAAAATGTTTGTGAATTGGATTTGATCTTCCACATGGATAAGGTGCACTACATTCTTCAGGAGGTGGTGATGGGTGGGATGGCATTGGAAACAAACATGAATGAAATCGTGGCTCAGATTGAAGCTCAGAACTGGCTGGAGAAATCTGAGGGTGGCCTTTCAGCAGTGCCCGCGTGGGCCATGTCTGCCGTGAAAAACATAAACCTGCCGGAGATGCCTCGGAAAATCAACATTGGTGATCTCAACATCAAGGTTCCCAACCTATCCCAGTTTGTCTGA